TTCTTGGATATCTGATTTAAGGGTAATCGAACCTGACTCAATAGATTGGGCCCCAGAAACCAGAGGAGAAGTAAGTACAATTACATTAAGCATAGTAGCTAAAATTAGCCTGAAACAACGATTATAAGCAGACAATATAAAAGTCATAAATATAAAATTCAGTCGATTTGAGTAACTATAATTCGGTTCTGATATTAACAATTTCTGAGACGTTGCTTATTTTAGAGAAGTTGCATCGCGATCGCCAAAATTATGAAGCTAAGAGTTGAAACTTTTACTGTTCACAAAAAATTTGCACTCCAAATTAGCCGCGGTACTACGGCTAAAAATACTAACATCTGGCTACGCATCTACCAAGAAGATTTTGAAGGCTGGGGGGAAGCATCACCATTTTCAATTGTTAAAAACCAGACTCAAGACACTACCAATTTGTTACTAGAATTGGAGCAGATTATTCCTCAGCTAGAGCAGTTTCATCCCCTGCAACGTCAAGAGATTAAGACCAAACTACAGCAGCTTCACGTTTCTTCGGCGATTCAAGCCGCAATAGATATGGCTCTTTATGACTGGCTGGGAAAAAAAGCGGGTTTACCCCTCTGGCAAATCTGGGGCTTAAATTGCGATCGCACTGTACCAATATCCGTCACCATTGGTATTAGTACTCCAGAAGCAGCCGTCAACAGACTCAAAGACTGGCAAAATACCTTAGAAGTCAAGATGCTTAAGCTCAAGCTAGGCAGCCCTGAAGGAATAGAGGCAGATCGAGCAATGGTCAAGGCAATCCGTAAATCAGCACCCCAAACTAGACTTACCGTAGATGCTAATGGAGGCTGGAGCTTTGATGATGCGATTGATATGTCTCATTGGCTGGCCCAACAGAGAGTAGAATACATAGAACAGCCTCTACCCGTAGTCCAAGATGATCGGCTAGCAGCTTTGTCACAGCGATCGCCTCTACCAATTTTTGTCGATGAAAGTTGCTTTACTAGTGCCGACATTCCCCGACTGGCAAACTCCGTTGCCGGAGTCAATCTGAAAATTATGAAAACAGGTGGGCTAACGGGCGCAATGCAGGCAATCCAGGTTGCTCGAGCCTGTGGCTTAAAAGTTATGTTTGGCTGTTATTCCGATAGTAGTTTAGCAAATACTGCTAT
Above is a window of Coleofasciculaceae cyanobacterium DNA encoding:
- a CDS encoding dipeptide epimerase, which produces MKLRVETFTVHKKFALQISRGTTAKNTNIWLRIYQEDFEGWGEASPFSIVKNQTQDTTNLLLELEQIIPQLEQFHPLQRQEIKTKLQQLHVSSAIQAAIDMALYDWLGKKAGLPLWQIWGLNCDRTVPISVTIGISTPEAAVNRLKDWQNTLEVKMLKLKLGSPEGIEADRAMVKAIRKSAPQTRLTVDANGGWSFDDAIDMSHWLAQQRVEYIEQPLPVVQDDRLAALSQRSPLPIFVDESCFTSADIPRLANSVAGVNLKIMKTGGLTGAMQAIQVARACGLKVMFGCYSDSSLANTAMAHLASWADYLDLDSHLNLTDDPFRGATIEAGRLLPNNQPGLGVTHHVDS